A region of the Phyllopteryx taeniolatus isolate TA_2022b chromosome 9, UOR_Ptae_1.2, whole genome shotgun sequence genome:
AAAAGGCCTTATGTGTCAATTCCCTTGTGTGGTCATGGGCTGAATCCCTATGATCCCCTGCGCTCCGTTATTACCTCTTTGCACGGACAAAGTACAAGGCGTTTGTCTTAGGGTAGTACTTCACGTTCTGTTTCTTGTCCATGAGGCCTCCGAAAATAATAAGCTCTCCCCTGCCCTGCACCACAGTGTGGAGGCTGGTCTCTGGGGGCCCCGTAACTGCAGCAGGAGTCCCGTTTCCATAAACTCTCCAAGCCACAGTGCCAGCAGTTTTGGCGCGTGACACATCTAACACGTACATCTGCATTGGCTTGCAATTGAGCGACTGATACAGAGGTTTTCCTACGTTCAGACTCTGAGGAGGATGATGGCCGAGGCGCCGGGCAATCGGGGGGATAGCGTGTCCGTCTGCTCCTGCAGCCTGCGGGgggctggaggaggaggacgggGAAGTTCCAGGGGGGCCCGCTCCTGCTCCACCACTTCCTCCTCCAGCAGAAGCTCCCTGCGTTTGAAGGGAAGGCGATGATAACGAAGACGGTAAAGAAGGGGAAGATGTGTTTTTGACCGCCTCCAGGCCTCGTCGTAAGGCAGCTGGGGAAACTGCTCCCGGTGGAGTGCGCGGGGAACCCGTAGGAGGTGTGTACAGGCCGTTAGTGCTGGGCACTTCGGGGTGGTGTGCTGCCTCCCAGCTATAGTCTGTAGAGGCAGGCGGATGGGCGCGAAGGGGCGGCGATGCAGCCTGTGCCGGACTGGTCCGCGGGGAAGGGGAGGAGCCATTCAGTAATGGCGGAGGCTGTGGGGGGCTGTCGGGGCAGTGCGAAGGAGACGGCTGCTGGGAAGAGGATGGGCTGCCGTCCCTGGCGCTTCCTCTGGCTGAAGGTCGGGGTCTCAGCGTGCCCCATCGGCCGTTCACGCACGGAGCCTCTTCGACAGCACCGAGAACGACGCCCGCTGCCCCACTCCGCACGGGAGACTGAGAGCGCAAAGAAGGCGGTTCCGGGCCCAGGGGGGCAGGTATGGCACTTATCGGGGAGGGGCGAGAGTTAAGACTTGGGCTGAGTGGTGCGCGGCCAGAAGGAGCCTGCGAGAAGACCACCACACACTGGCCCACCTTGAGAAAGAGTTGAACAACACAACATCAGACATTATTTAAGATTTCAGTGAACCTCCTTGGGGGGGAACATTGcagacccacccacaatagTTGAATATTGACTAGCAAGACTTACTCTGCAAGCTGGGTGGCACCACAGCTCCGGGGCACCGTGATCCTCGTTTTCCACCTGCAGCTGCTGCCACCTCCACGCGGACACATCTATGTGAAGCAGCCAGGCATCCTTGAGGAGCTTTAATACATGGGACACGGGTAACTAGATGTGTGTGGCTGCAAACAACCACAATGTAACCCACTGAAGATAATTTCCCTCATTACTGTCCagtaaatgtaattaataaattattaatatcCCTATATTTGTTCTATGGATAGCTTCTGGGTGGAACTGATATAACAGGCAAAACTGTGACTCAATTACACTTACAGCATTTGGGCCTCCACAGCCTCCCAAAATGAGCAGCGTGTGATCATCAATCACAATCTGTCAGGAAACCATCAAGTCAGAAATAACTAGGGTTGCCAATAATACTAGTTTCAATGAGTCAACAAActgctgtctaaaaaaaaaaatcataataatactttatttaaGTGAGGTTTTCCTACCTGTGACTGGCCACCTCGCGGGTGTGGGCAGTGGCCTGATATGGCTGGTTTCGACCAGGACCACTGTTCCAGATCCAAAACCCACACATCATTACTCCTGATAAGAACAAACAGGTACCAGTATATGATTATAGCAATAAAATGAGTAAAAGTCTGTAAAATATAGgctttgcattttaaaatgtgtaactAAATCAAGGATAAGACATGCATACATTTGCCGTGCTCCTAAAGAGCCTCCAAACACCACCATGATGTTTCCAATAACAGATGAAGAGTGGCCAGCCATGGGTGGCGGTCCTTGTGTCGTTACTATACAGTTCCACCTAGGACAGAGGGAATGCatataaataaaagaagaaattaaaaatgtttcaaacagtCAATTTCTTTCCCCTCACCAGTTCTTTGAAGGGGAGTAGGT
Encoded here:
- the fbxo42 gene encoding F-box only protein 42 isoform X1 — protein: MSQTTNCDDGCFVAMDTEDDGADPAGRIEALDSKTGSYREEGDMDTCAKAGGRTMMELPEEVLEYILSFLSPYQEHKMAALVCKQWYRLIKGVAYQCYHGFMRAVQDGNIQWESRTYPYPGTPITQRFSHSACYYDSNQSMYVFGGCTQSSCNAAFNDLWRLDLNSKEWIRPLASGSYPSPKAGATLVMHKDLLVLFGGWTRPSPYPLHQPERFFDEIHTYSPSKNWWNCIVTTQGPPPMAGHSSSVIGNIMVVFGGSLGARQMSNDVWVLDLEQWSWSKPAISGHCPHPRGGQSQIVIDDHTLLILGGCGGPNALLKDAWLLHIDVSAWRWQQLQVENEDHGAPELWCHPACRVGQCVVVFSQAPSGRAPLSPSLNSRPSPISAIPAPLGPEPPSLRSQSPVRSGAAGVVLGAVEEAPCVNGRWGTLRPRPSARGSARDGSPSSSQQPSPSHCPDSPPQPPPLLNGSSPSPRTSPAQAASPPLRAHPPASTDYSWEAAHHPEVPSTNGLYTPPTGSPRTPPGAVSPAALRRGLEAVKNTSSPSLPSSLSSPSLQTQGASAGGGSGGAGAGPPGTSPSSSSSPPQAAGADGHAIPPIARRLGHHPPQSLNVGKPLYQSLNCKPMQMYVLDVSRAKTAGTVAWRVYGNGTPAAVTGPPETSLHTVVQGRGELIIFGGLMDKKQNVKYYPKTNALYFVRAKR
- the fbxo42 gene encoding F-box only protein 42 isoform X2, whose product is MSQTTNCDDGCFVAMDTEDDGADPAGRIEALDSKTGSYREEGDMDTCAKAGGRTMMELPEEVLEYILSFLSPYQEHKMAALVCKQWYRLIKGVAYQCYHGFMRAVQDGNIQWESRTYPYPGTPITQRFSHSACYYDSNQSMYVFGGCTQSSCNAAFNDLWRLDLNSKEWIRPLASGSYPSPKAGATLVMHKDLLVLFGGWTRPSPYPLHQPERFFDEIHTYSPSKNWWNCIVTTQGPPPMAGHSSSVIGNIMVVFGGSLGARQMSNDVWVLDLEQWSWSKPAISGHCPHPRGGQSQLLKDAWLLHIDVSAWRWQQLQVENEDHGAPELWCHPACRVGQCVVVFSQAPSGRAPLSPSLNSRPSPISAIPAPLGPEPPSLRSQSPVRSGAAGVVLGAVEEAPCVNGRWGTLRPRPSARGSARDGSPSSSQQPSPSHCPDSPPQPPPLLNGSSPSPRTSPAQAASPPLRAHPPASTDYSWEAAHHPEVPSTNGLYTPPTGSPRTPPGAVSPAALRRGLEAVKNTSSPSLPSSLSSPSLQTQGASAGGGSGGAGAGPPGTSPSSSSSPPQAAGADGHAIPPIARRLGHHPPQSLNVGKPLYQSLNCKPMQMYVLDVSRAKTAGTVAWRVYGNGTPAAVTGPPETSLHTVVQGRGELIIFGGLMDKKQNVKYYPKTNALYFVRAKR